The following are encoded in a window of Nibricoccus aquaticus genomic DNA:
- the hpf gene encoding ribosome hibernation-promoting factor, HPF/YfiA family: MNRHTNQHELIVSGIHLELTPSLKAFVQEKTDRLFRHEERIVRIRIELECDSKQSVANRFSAKGHISIHGPNLNATVSADECHKAVSLLIDKLDRMLHRRANLKKTKRHHAHAIEIDAELPKAV; the protein is encoded by the coding sequence ATGAACAGACATACCAATCAGCACGAACTGATCGTCTCAGGCATTCACCTCGAACTCACCCCGTCCCTCAAAGCCTTCGTCCAGGAAAAGACCGACCGTCTCTTCCGCCACGAAGAACGCATCGTCCGCATCCGCATCGAGCTCGAATGCGACTCCAAACAGTCCGTCGCCAACCGATTCTCCGCCAAAGGTCACATCAGCATTCACGGCCCAAATCTCAACGCCACCGTCTCCGCCGACGAATGCCACAAGGCCGTCTCTCTGCTCATCGACAAACTCGACCGCATGCTCCACCGCCGCGCCAATCTTAAGAAAACCAAGCGCCACCACGCGCACGCCATCGAAATAGACGCTGAGCTTCCCAAAGCCGTGTAA
- a CDS encoding LptF/LptG family permease, protein MGLLDRHIFKNVLFTCLGAVGFFTFIMMAANALKDLVGYFLSGRLSPGTMAELLFWLMPYAVMYALPMGILCGVLLVLGRMSAESEITAMRAAGLGLWRIARPIYVLGATGLVCGLFVNLQFMPVARVKYKQELLNAVRTDPKALLVPKTFVREFKRMVVYVGERQGDIVKDVWVWRLDAESRVISCLKAESGRISFDDTDNSLVFTAQNAILETRDDKMPESFTEMPTTAPYESSSLKFPLEKLFGQQVINRKPDWLTFPVLLGEIERLKQPVVGGDEVARVQALTKHRIVLQDKLAKAVAVLAFVFIAVPLGIKVSRRETSANLVVAVALALAYYFLTEAAKWLEAYPQARPDLLLWLPNLIFVYLGLRWMKRVQSA, encoded by the coding sequence TTGGGACTGCTCGACCGTCATATTTTCAAAAACGTGCTCTTCACGTGTCTGGGCGCGGTGGGGTTCTTCACGTTCATCATGATGGCGGCGAACGCGCTGAAGGATCTGGTCGGGTATTTTCTGTCGGGGCGGCTTTCCCCGGGGACGATGGCAGAGCTGTTGTTCTGGTTGATGCCGTACGCGGTGATGTACGCGCTGCCGATGGGGATTTTGTGCGGCGTGCTGCTGGTGCTGGGGCGGATGTCGGCCGAGAGCGAGATTACGGCGATGCGCGCGGCGGGGCTCGGGCTTTGGCGGATCGCGCGGCCGATTTATGTGCTGGGTGCGACGGGGCTGGTGTGCGGGCTTTTTGTGAACTTGCAGTTCATGCCGGTGGCGCGGGTGAAGTATAAACAGGAGCTGCTGAATGCGGTGAGGACCGATCCGAAGGCGTTGCTGGTGCCGAAGACATTTGTCCGGGAGTTTAAGCGGATGGTTGTTTATGTCGGTGAGCGGCAGGGGGACATCGTGAAGGATGTGTGGGTGTGGCGGCTTGACGCAGAGTCGCGGGTGATCAGCTGCCTGAAGGCGGAGAGCGGGCGCATCAGCTTCGACGATACGGACAACAGTCTGGTGTTCACGGCGCAGAACGCGATTTTGGAGACGCGGGATGACAAGATGCCGGAGAGTTTCACGGAGATGCCGACGACGGCGCCTTACGAGAGTTCGAGCCTGAAGTTTCCGCTGGAGAAATTATTCGGGCAGCAGGTGATCAACCGAAAGCCGGACTGGCTGACGTTTCCGGTTTTGCTGGGTGAGATCGAGCGGTTGAAGCAGCCGGTCGTCGGGGGCGACGAGGTGGCGCGGGTGCAGGCGCTGACGAAGCATCGGATCGTGCTGCAGGACAAACTGGCGAAGGCGGTGGCGGTGCTGGCGTTCGTGTTTATCGCGGTGCCGCTGGGGATCAAAGTTTCGCGGCGCGAGACGTCGGCGAATCTGGTCGTGGCCGTGGCGCTGGCGCTGGCGTATTATTTTCTGACGGAGGCGGCGAAGTGGCTGGAGGCTTATCCACAGGCGCGGCCGGATTTGCTGCTGTGGTTGCCTAATTTGATTTTCGTGTACCTCGGGTTGCGGTGGATGAAGCGGGTGCAAAGCGCGTGA